In a genomic window of Pseudomonas putida:
- a CDS encoding sugar kinase yields the protein MSEIDILSFGETMAMFVADQNGDLARVDHFQKRIAGADSNVAIGLSRLGFKVAWLSRVGADSLGRFVIDTLKNEGLDCRNVAIDSAHPTGFQLKSRSDDGDDPMVEYFRRGSAASHLSPQSIAPELLKARHLHATGIPPALSATAREMSFELMTRMREAGRSVSFDPNLRPSLWASEQQMISEINRLAALAHWVLPGLSEGRLLTGFEDPADIAAFYLDKGVEAVAIKLGPHGAYYRTQLDQGFVAGVPVETVVDTVGAGDGFAVGLISALLENHSMVDAVKRANWIGSRAVQSRGDMEGLPTRLEMYGEFETAIASRLAPTVDLCGT from the coding sequence ATGTCTGAGATCGATATCCTCTCGTTCGGCGAAACCATGGCGATGTTCGTCGCCGATCAGAACGGCGATCTGGCCAGGGTCGACCATTTCCAGAAGCGCATTGCCGGTGCGGACAGCAACGTCGCCATCGGCTTGTCGCGCCTGGGCTTCAAGGTGGCGTGGCTGAGTCGGGTTGGCGCGGACTCGTTGGGGCGCTTCGTGATCGATACCTTGAAAAACGAAGGTCTGGACTGCCGCAACGTGGCCATCGACTCCGCACACCCCACCGGCTTCCAGCTCAAGTCCCGCAGCGACGATGGCGACGATCCGATGGTCGAGTATTTCCGGCGCGGCTCGGCGGCCAGTCACCTGTCGCCTCAATCGATCGCTCCCGAACTGCTCAAGGCGCGGCATCTGCACGCCACCGGCATTCCCCCTGCGCTGTCTGCCACTGCGCGGGAGATGTCCTTTGAACTGATGACCCGCATGCGCGAGGCCGGGCGCAGCGTGTCCTTCGATCCCAATCTGCGGCCGAGCCTGTGGGCCAGCGAGCAACAGATGATCAGCGAGATCAACCGCCTCGCCGCCCTCGCCCATTGGGTGCTGCCGGGGTTGAGTGAAGGTCGCTTGCTGACCGGTTTCGAAGACCCGGCCGATATCGCTGCGTTCTATCTGGACAAGGGTGTGGAAGCGGTGGCGATCAAGCTCGGCCCCCACGGCGCGTACTACCGCACACAGCTGGACCAGGGATTCGTGGCCGGTGTGCCGGTGGAAACCGTGGTCGATACGGTCGGCGCCGGTGATGGGTTTGCCGTCGGCCTGATCAGCGCGCTGCTGGAGAACCACAGCATGGTCGACGCCGTGAAACGGGCGAACTGGATTGGCAGTCGGGCGGTGCAGAGTCGGGGGGATATGGAGGGGTTGCCGACACGGCTTGAGATGTACGGCGAATTTGAGACTGCCATCGCGAGCAGGCTCGCTCCTACAGTTGATTTGTGTGGAACATAA
- a CDS encoding sugar phosphate isomerase/epimerase family protein, whose amino-acid sequence MNRPAVSISLSSYGADLVRQRGQGSFIDILAAAGATHIEWREELLTGEAPEQLSNATQAKGLQSVYSSPMELWLAGQSKPNPELMSALQRAQTFGAKWLKVSLGYFTDNNDLQALAQALAHSPVQLLVENDQTLHGGRIEPFQRFFTDVEQHKLPVKMTFDIGNWHWQDQSAASAARLLGRHVGYVHCKAVSRRADGKLVAIPPAASDVLQWEQLLRHMAQGVMRAAEYPLQGDDLVQLTSEHVAVLARLGQSRLESAHV is encoded by the coding sequence ATGAACAGACCCGCCGTTTCCATCAGCCTTTCCAGCTACGGTGCCGACCTTGTACGCCAACGCGGCCAGGGCAGTTTCATCGACATACTGGCCGCCGCCGGCGCCACGCATATCGAATGGCGCGAAGAATTGCTGACCGGTGAGGCGCCCGAGCAACTGTCCAACGCAACGCAGGCCAAAGGGCTGCAAAGCGTGTATTCCTCGCCCATGGAACTGTGGCTGGCCGGCCAGTCGAAACCCAACCCCGAATTGATGAGCGCCCTGCAACGCGCCCAAACCTTCGGTGCCAAATGGCTGAAGGTGTCCCTGGGGTATTTCACCGACAACAACGATCTTCAGGCGTTGGCCCAGGCGCTGGCCCACAGCCCTGTACAACTGTTGGTGGAAAACGACCAGACCCTGCACGGCGGTCGCATCGAACCCTTCCAGCGTTTTTTCACTGACGTCGAGCAACACAAGCTGCCGGTCAAGATGACCTTCGATATCGGCAACTGGCATTGGCAGGACCAGTCGGCCGCCAGCGCCGCGCGGTTGCTCGGGCGCCATGTTGGCTACGTACACTGCAAGGCCGTGTCACGCCGGGCGGACGGCAAACTGGTCGCCATACCGCCGGCTGCCAGCGACGTGCTTCAGTGGGAACAACTGCTGCGGCACATGGCGCAAGGCGTGATGCGCGCCGCCGAATATCCGCTGCAAGGCGATGACCTGGTGCAGCTCACCAGTGAGCATGTGGCGGTCCTCGCGCGCCTCGGGCAATCCCGCCTGGAGAGCGCACATGTCTGA
- a CDS encoding MFS transporter — translation MKTATLATRRWWYIMPIVFITYSLAYLDRANYGFAAASGMAADLMITPGLSSLLGALFFLGYFFFQVPGAIYAQKHSVKKLIFVSLILWGGLATLTGIVSNAYWLIVIRFMLGVVEAAVMPAMLIYLCHWFTRAERSRANTFLILGNPVTMLWMSVVSGYLVQHFSWRWMFIIEGLPAVLWAFIWWKLADDRPAQAKWLSEQEKQDLESALAAEQVGIKAVKNYAEAFRSPKVIILALQFFCWSIGVYGFVLWLPSILKAGAQMDMVQAGWLSALPYLAAVIGMLLVSWGSDKLQKRKRFVWPPLLIASIAFYGSYALGAEHFWWSYTLLVIAGACMYAPYGPFFAIIPEILPANVAGGAMALINSMGALGSFGGSYLVGYLNSATGSPGASYLLMSGALMFSVVLTIFLKPGASDRERPSVAVTRAAHS, via the coding sequence ATGAAAACCGCAACCCTCGCCACCCGCCGCTGGTGGTACATCATGCCCATCGTGTTCATCACCTACAGCCTGGCGTACCTGGACCGCGCCAACTACGGCTTCGCCGCCGCCTCCGGCATGGCCGCCGACCTGATGATCACCCCGGGCCTGTCGTCGTTGCTCGGCGCGCTGTTCTTCCTCGGTTACTTTTTCTTCCAGGTACCGGGGGCGATCTACGCACAGAAGCACAGCGTGAAGAAGCTGATCTTCGTCAGCCTGATCCTCTGGGGCGGCCTCGCCACATTGACCGGGATCGTGTCCAACGCCTACTGGCTGATCGTCATCCGCTTCATGCTCGGGGTGGTCGAAGCCGCGGTGATGCCGGCGATGCTGATCTACCTGTGCCATTGGTTCACCCGCGCCGAACGCTCCCGGGCCAACACCTTCCTGATCCTCGGAAACCCGGTGACCATGCTCTGGATGTCGGTGGTCTCGGGCTATCTGGTGCAGCACTTCAGTTGGCGCTGGATGTTCATCATCGAAGGCCTGCCGGCGGTGCTCTGGGCGTTTATCTGGTGGAAGCTGGCTGATGATCGTCCTGCCCAGGCCAAGTGGCTCAGCGAGCAGGAAAAGCAGGATCTGGAAAGCGCGCTGGCGGCGGAACAGGTCGGCATCAAGGCCGTGAAGAACTACGCCGAAGCGTTCCGCTCACCGAAGGTGATCATCCTCGCCTTGCAGTTCTTTTGCTGGAGCATCGGTGTCTACGGTTTCGTGTTGTGGCTGCCGTCGATCCTCAAGGCCGGCGCGCAGATGGACATGGTCCAGGCCGGCTGGCTCTCGGCGCTGCCGTATCTGGCAGCGGTGATCGGCATGCTGCTGGTGTCCTGGGGCTCGGACAAATTGCAGAAGCGCAAGCGCTTCGTCTGGCCCCCGCTGTTGATCGCCTCCATTGCCTTTTACGGCTCCTATGCCCTGGGTGCCGAGCATTTCTGGTGGTCCTACACCCTGCTGGTGATTGCCGGCGCTTGCATGTACGCACCCTACGGGCCGTTCTTCGCAATCATCCCGGAAATCCTTCCAGCCAACGTCGCCGGCGGTGCCATGGCGTTGATCAACAGCATGGGTGCCCTCGGTTCCTTCGGCGGGTCCTATCTGGTCGGTTACCTGAACAGTGCCACCGGCTCGCCCGGTGCGTCGTACCTGCTGATGAGCGGCGCGTTGATGTTCTCGGTGGTGCTGACCATTTTCCTCAAGCCCGGCGCCAGTGACCGTGAGCGGCCTTCGGTGGCCGTGACCCGCGCTGCCCACTCCTGA
- a CDS encoding pyridoxal phosphate-dependent aminotransferase: protein MRYSALTQRIAGDGAAAWQIHDRALALRAQGVDVLLLSIGDPDFDTPPPIVEAAISSLLAGDTHYPAVRGSQGLRDSIARRHRQRSGQVVDGDHVIVMPGAQCAVYSVAQCLLDPGDEVIVAEPMYVTYEGVFGACGAKVVPVPVRPENGFRVDPTDVAALITPKTRALLLNSPNNPSGASLPLMTWQALAVLCTRHDLWLISDEVYSDLLYEGKHISPASLPGMAERTATINSLSKSHAMSGWRVGWVIGPKPLAEHLVNLSMCMLFGIPDFIQNAAQLALDEDLPEVASMREEYRQRRDLVCASLNQCPGLRAIRPDGGMFVMVDVRQTGLSAQHFAERLLEGYGVSVLAGEAFGPSAAGHIRLGLVVDQLKLADACRRIALCAMDLLEARRA, encoded by the coding sequence ATGCGCTACTCAGCCTTGACCCAACGAATTGCCGGCGACGGCGCTGCGGCCTGGCAGATCCACGATCGAGCGCTGGCATTGCGCGCACAGGGTGTCGATGTGTTGCTGTTGTCCATCGGCGATCCGGACTTCGATACACCACCGCCCATCGTTGAGGCCGCTATCTCCAGCCTGCTGGCCGGAGACACACACTATCCGGCGGTACGCGGCAGCCAGGGCCTGCGGGACAGCATCGCACGGCGGCACCGGCAACGCAGTGGCCAAGTAGTGGATGGCGACCATGTGATCGTGATGCCCGGCGCGCAGTGCGCGGTGTATTCGGTCGCGCAATGCCTGCTCGATCCCGGCGACGAGGTGATTGTCGCCGAACCCATGTACGTGACCTATGAAGGCGTGTTCGGCGCTTGCGGGGCGAAAGTGGTGCCGGTGCCGGTGCGGCCGGAGAACGGTTTTCGGGTCGACCCGACGGATGTTGCCGCGCTGATCACTCCGAAAACCCGCGCCCTTTTGCTCAACAGCCCGAACAATCCGTCGGGTGCCAGTTTGCCGCTGATGACCTGGCAGGCACTGGCGGTGCTGTGCACACGTCACGACCTATGGCTGATCAGCGATGAGGTCTACAGCGATCTGTTATACGAAGGTAAGCACATAAGCCCTGCGAGCCTGCCGGGTATGGCCGAGCGCACGGCAACCATCAACAGTCTGTCCAAATCCCACGCCATGAGCGGCTGGCGGGTGGGCTGGGTGATCGGGCCGAAACCCTTGGCCGAGCATCTGGTGAATCTTTCGATGTGCATGCTGTTCGGTATTCCGGACTTTATTCAGAACGCCGCGCAATTGGCACTGGATGAGGATCTGCCGGAGGTGGCGTCGATGCGCGAGGAGTACCGCCAGCGTCGTGATCTGGTGTGTGCCAGCCTGAACCAGTGCCCGGGTCTTCGGGCGATTCGGCCCGACGGCGGGATGTTCGTGATGGTCGATGTTCGCCAGACCGGGTTATCCGCCCAGCACTTTGCCGAGCGACTGCTGGAAGGGTACGGGGTGTCGGTATTGGCCGGCGAGGCGTTCGGGCCGAGTGCGGCGGGACACATTCGCCTTGGGTTGGTGGTGGATCAATTGAAACTGGCGGATGCCTGTCGGCGGATTGCGTTGTGTGCGATGGATCTTTTGGAGGCGCGGCGGGCCTGA
- a CDS encoding LacI family DNA-binding transcriptional regulator, with the protein MNDFSAAQRSRVTMLDVAEHAKVSKASVSRFIGEDRALLSDAIAQRIEQAIAELGYRPNQMARGLKRGRTRLIGMLVADIRNPYSIAVMHGVETACRQHGYSLVVCNTDRDDEQERQHLALLRSYNIEGLIVNTLGHHRDELHELHREMPLVLVDRKVEHLESDMVGLDNPQAVDMALNHLQHRGYRDVLLVTEPFDGTSSRIERVSRFKEQIAQRPTLSGSIVETGGELTVNLKDFLDTPGPGPKALFCANGIAALASTHALRELQCNLFEDVGLIALDDLDWYPLVGSGITALAQPTEEIGARAFECLLKRLRGDDGPVKTVDFSARLIVRGSTRGVCR; encoded by the coding sequence GTGAACGATTTCTCCGCCGCCCAGCGCAGCCGCGTGACCATGCTCGACGTGGCCGAACACGCCAAGGTGTCCAAGGCCAGTGTCTCGCGATTCATTGGCGAAGACCGCGCCCTGCTCTCCGATGCCATTGCCCAGCGCATCGAACAAGCGATTGCCGAACTGGGCTACCGCCCCAACCAGATGGCTCGCGGGCTGAAACGCGGGCGCACACGCCTGATCGGCATGCTCGTCGCCGATATCCGTAATCCTTATTCAATTGCCGTGATGCACGGAGTGGAAACCGCCTGCCGTCAGCACGGCTACAGCCTGGTGGTGTGCAACACCGACCGCGATGACGAGCAGGAACGCCAGCACCTGGCGCTGCTGCGCTCGTACAACATCGAAGGCCTGATCGTGAACACCCTCGGCCATCACCGCGACGAGTTGCACGAACTGCACCGGGAAATGCCACTGGTGCTGGTGGATCGCAAGGTCGAACACCTTGAGAGTGACATGGTCGGGCTGGATAACCCGCAGGCGGTCGATATGGCCCTCAATCATCTGCAGCATCGCGGCTATCGTGACGTGCTGCTGGTGACCGAGCCGTTCGATGGCACCAGTTCGCGGATCGAGCGCGTGAGCCGATTCAAGGAGCAGATCGCGCAGCGGCCGACTCTTAGCGGGAGCATCGTCGAAACCGGCGGCGAACTGACCGTCAACCTCAAAGACTTCCTCGACACGCCTGGTCCAGGCCCGAAGGCGCTGTTCTGTGCCAACGGCATTGCTGCCTTGGCGAGTACCCATGCGCTGCGCGAACTTCAGTGCAATCTGTTTGAAGATGTGGGGCTGATCGCTCTCGATGACCTGGATTGGTATCCGCTGGTGGGTAGCGGCATTACCGCCCTCGCCCAGCCGACTGAAGAGATTGGCGCCCGTGCCTTCGAGTGCCTGCTCAAGCGTTTGCGGGGGGATGACGGGCCGGTGAAGACTGTGGATTTTTCGGCGCGGTTGATTGTTAGAGGGTCGACCCGTGGGGTTTGTCGGTGA
- a CDS encoding 2-hydroxyacid dehydrogenase: MKKQVVLYKKLSPALMARFQEHAEVTLIDSLDAAGLAQLRAALPRAHGLLGASLKLDAALLDLAPNLQAIASVSVGVDNYDIDYLTERRILLTNTPDVLTETTADTGFALILATARRVVELANMVRNGQWQRNIGPAHFGTDVHGKTLGIIGMGRIGEALAQRGHFGFGMPVIYHSHSPKPAVEQRFNAQYRSLPQLLQEADFVCLTLPLTAETEGLIGAKQFAQMRPETIFINISRGKVVDESALIQALRSGQIRGAGLDVFEREPLNPDSPLMQLANVVATPHIGSATHETREAMARCAVDNLLAALAGERPGNLVNERAWKD, encoded by the coding sequence ATGAAAAAGCAGGTTGTGCTGTACAAGAAACTCTCGCCGGCGTTGATGGCCCGGTTTCAGGAACATGCCGAAGTCACACTGATCGACAGCCTTGATGCCGCAGGCCTGGCGCAACTGCGCGCCGCCCTGCCCCGCGCCCATGGCTTGCTGGGCGCCAGTCTGAAACTCGACGCTGCGTTACTGGACCTGGCGCCCAACCTCCAAGCCATCGCCAGCGTCTCGGTGGGCGTCGACAACTACGACATCGACTACTTGACCGAACGGCGCATCCTGCTGACGAACACCCCTGACGTGCTCACCGAAACCACTGCGGACACCGGCTTCGCCCTGATCCTCGCCACCGCACGGCGCGTGGTGGAGCTGGCGAACATGGTGCGAAACGGCCAGTGGCAACGCAACATCGGCCCCGCGCACTTTGGCACCGACGTGCACGGCAAGACCCTGGGCATCATCGGCATGGGCCGCATCGGTGAAGCCCTGGCCCAGCGCGGACATTTCGGTTTCGGTATGCCGGTGATCTACCACAGTCATTCGCCGAAACCGGCAGTGGAGCAGCGGTTCAATGCGCAATACCGGAGCTTGCCGCAGCTGTTGCAGGAGGCGGATTTCGTTTGCCTGACCTTGCCGTTGACCGCTGAAACCGAAGGCCTGATCGGCGCCAAACAGTTCGCGCAGATGAGACCCGAGACGATCTTCATCAATATTTCGCGGGGCAAGGTGGTCGATGAGTCGGCGCTGATCCAGGCGTTGCGCTCCGGGCAGATTCGTGGCGCGGGACTGGATGTGTTCGAGCGTGAGCCGCTGAACCCGGACTCGCCGCTGATGCAGTTGGCCAATGTGGTGGCGACGCCGCATATCGGCTCGGCAACCCACGAGACGCGAGAGGCGATGGCCAGGTGCGCGGTGGACAATCTGCTGGCTGCGCTGGCAGGAGAGCGCCCCGGGAATCTGGTGAATGAGAGAGCGTGGAAGGATTAA
- a CDS encoding LysE family translocator: MLSSFPTFLPFLLFAFVAAITPGPTNILVLSNSARFGLSAAVPIILGACVSAALLVLLVGAGAGASLVRWPLLQTLMQWAGEAWLSYLAWQIFSAPVTAINAQDTESRLGVLGAAGLQWINPKTWMMALAVVSVFAGAGEDRMAHVLYLSAAFFLISLPCLGVWALLGAGSSRWLRSPRAVQRFNRCMALLLLGSAWLSVLA; the protein is encoded by the coding sequence ATGCTGTCCTCATTCCCGACGTTCCTGCCCTTCCTGCTGTTCGCCTTCGTCGCCGCCATCACCCCGGGCCCGACCAATATTCTGGTGCTGAGCAACAGTGCCCGATTCGGCCTGTCCGCCGCCGTGCCGATCATCCTGGGTGCTTGCGTGAGTGCCGCCCTGCTCGTGCTGTTGGTGGGCGCGGGTGCTGGCGCTTCGTTGGTGCGCTGGCCCTTGCTGCAAACGCTGATGCAATGGGCCGGCGAGGCCTGGTTGAGCTATCTGGCATGGCAGATTTTCAGCGCGCCCGTTACAGCCATCAACGCACAGGACACCGAATCGCGCCTCGGCGTGCTGGGCGCCGCCGGCCTGCAATGGATCAATCCGAAGACGTGGATGATGGCGTTGGCAGTAGTGAGCGTTTTCGCCGGTGCTGGCGAAGATCGCATGGCCCATGTGCTGTATCTGTCCGCGGCATTTTTCCTGATTTCCCTGCCATGCCTGGGCGTTTGGGCGCTGCTCGGTGCCGGGTCGAGTCGCTGGTTGCGTTCGCCCCGCGCCGTTCAGAGGTTCAACCGCTGCATGGCCCTGCTGTTGCTGGGTTCGGCGTGGTTGAGCGTCCTGGCCTGA